The following proteins are encoded in a genomic region of Streptococcus sp. 29892:
- a CDS encoding sensor histidine kinase gives MDNALTFNQLIKQTYFKILRQFLISLFLFYLLPMLFTAFTNITEKNAGAFTIYFSTISWIYISLILFSIIAKNISELLEKIKQETNIVYNQSLLVDTNEQDSAELTLMELIETRQKIQEMQSTIRKMIQSEKQQKKELMFQVSAAAHDLKTPLTVIQGNAQFLQSMDIPGNIGQCLGDIELASQQLNRYFNQLINYSKTFYNDTSNWERLSTDYLLELFEQEIKLITDKKATIQFSNNLETSLYLTLNLNLFLRAILNITNNAIDHSKSNYPAIRVDYKLIDNKFYISIWNSDSSFSENFLEKYGLLFYQDKQAIDSEQGNHFGIGLAFVKRVAKIHGGQVNLRNCENGVLVDLAIPI, from the coding sequence GTGGATAACGCTCTGACTTTTAACCAACTGATTAAACAGACATATTTTAAGATTTTAAGACAATTCCTTATTAGTCTTTTTCTATTTTATTTGCTACCAATGTTGTTTACTGCATTTACTAATATTACTGAAAAAAATGCAGGTGCATTTACCATCTATTTTAGTACGATTTCTTGGATTTATATTAGTCTCATTTTGTTTTCTATTATTGCTAAAAATATTAGCGAACTTTTAGAAAAGATAAAGCAAGAAACAAACATTGTTTATAATCAAAGTTTACTGGTTGATACAAATGAACAGGACTCAGCTGAGTTGACCTTAATGGAATTGATTGAAACGAGACAAAAAATTCAGGAAATGCAGTCAACGATTAGAAAAATGATTCAATCTGAAAAACAACAAAAAAAGGAGCTGATGTTTCAAGTTTCGGCTGCAGCACATGATCTGAAAACACCATTAACAGTTATTCAAGGAAATGCTCAATTTTTACAATCTATGGATATTCCTGGAAATATCGGGCAATGTTTAGGAGACATCGAACTTGCTAGCCAACAACTGAATAGATACTTTAACCAACTCATCAATTACTCTAAAACATTCTATAATGATACTTCCAATTGGGAAAGGTTGTCTACGGATTACTTACTTGAATTATTTGAACAAGAAATTAAGCTGATAACGGATAAAAAGGCTACTATTCAATTTTCGAACAACCTAGAAACCTCATTATATTTAACGCTTAATCTCAACCTATTCCTACGAGCCATTCTAAATATTACCAATAATGCGATCGACCATTCCAAAAGCAATTATCCAGCAATAAGAGTAGACTACAAGTTAATAGATAATAAATTTTACATTTCCATATGGAATAGCGATTCTTCATTCTCGGAGAATTTTCTCGAGAAATACGGGTTACTATTCTATCAAGACAAACAGGCAATAGATTCAGAGCAAGGAAATCATTTCGGAATTGGATTAGCATTTGTTAAACGGGTAGCGAAGATTCATGGGGGACAAGTAAACTTAAGAAATTGTGAAAATGGGGTACTCGTTGACCTCGCTATTCCTATTTAA
- a CDS encoding FMN-dependent NADH-azoreductase has protein sequence MATLLIVKAHPLDAQKSYALRALEEFQARYASLHSEDKIEVVDVFEDQIPALDKPLFEAMGAAKKGESISPEQAKQLDRYNALTQQFLMADKIVVVNPLWNLNVPSQLVSWVNTINVAGLTFKYGPEGSIGLVKDKKLLHIQSNGGVYAGQDPAAQYIKSIFEFLGFEDIHQVFIEGQSANPSQAQAIFEEAMAKIDRILERF, from the coding sequence ATGGCAACTCTACTGATTGTAAAAGCCCATCCCCTCGATGCACAGAAATCCTATGCCTTGCGGGCCTTGGAGGAATTTCAAGCACGATACGCTAGTTTGCATTCAGAAGATAAGATAGAAGTAGTTGATGTCTTTGAAGACCAAATTCCAGCCTTGGACAAGCCCCTATTTGAAGCAATGGGAGCAGCTAAAAAAGGCGAGAGCATCAGTCCTGAGCAAGCAAAACAATTGGACCGTTACAATGCCTTGACCCAGCAATTTCTTATGGCGGATAAGATTGTTGTCGTTAATCCTCTATGGAACCTCAATGTACCGAGTCAGCTGGTGTCCTGGGTCAATACCATCAATGTAGCAGGTCTGACCTTCAAGTATGGACCAGAAGGCTCTATCGGTTTGGTCAAGGACAAAAAGCTCCTGCACATTCAGTCCAATGGTGGTGTTTATGCAGGTCAAGATCCAGCTGCTCAGTACATCAAGTCTATCTTTGAATTTTTAGGCTTTGAAGACATTCATCAGGTCTTTATCGAAGGGCAATCTGCCAATCCAAGTCAGGCTCAGGCTATTTTTGAAGAGGCGATGGCTAAAATTGATCGGATTTTAGAAAGATTTTAA
- a CDS encoding GNAT family N-acetyltransferase, whose amino-acid sequence MITYKQNPQLNFQAVLDLYASVGWTNYTACPDMLQNALENTLLVLAAFDREQLVGMLRAVGDGYSIVFIQDILVLPAYQRQGIGRQLMEQAIAHFPGIYQLHLLTDNAEKTRSFYEALGFTAVDSLGCVAYTYLK is encoded by the coding sequence ATGATTACTTACAAACAAAATCCTCAACTCAATTTTCAAGCTGTCCTGGACCTCTATGCCTCTGTGGGTTGGACAAACTACACTGCTTGTCCAGATATGTTGCAAAATGCCCTAGAAAATACTCTATTGGTTTTGGCTGCCTTTGATAGAGAGCAACTTGTAGGTATGTTACGAGCAGTAGGTGATGGCTATTCCATTGTTTTCATTCAGGATATTTTAGTCCTGCCCGCTTATCAGCGACAAGGGATTGGACGCCAACTCATGGAACAAGCTATTGCACACTTTCCAGGTATTTATCAGCTTCATCTTTTGACGGATAATGCTGAGAAAACAAGGTCATTCTATGAAGCACTCGGTTTTACGGCTGTTGATAGTTTAGGCTGTGTTGCTTATACTTATTTAAAATAA
- a CDS encoding response regulator transcription factor: MKYKVLVIDDDIAILRLVKNVLESKHFVVETRTTIPEIDICHFIGYDLIILDIMMPHSGIEICKYIREFIPVPIIFLTAKNLEEDIVYGIQSGADDYITKPFSIPELVARVQMHIRREVRNNHPSEILQFGPLTIDKIKEELRIADIHIPTTKREFQLILLLSSNPNKTFSNDELFDYLYPHDSETQGRSITEYVYQIRQKLKPYEMNPIKTIWGGGYQWITL; this comes from the coding sequence ATGAAATATAAAGTCCTGGTCATAGATGATGATATAGCTATTTTAAGATTGGTTAAAAATGTGCTAGAAAGTAAACATTTCGTCGTTGAGACACGAACAACTATTCCAGAAATTGATATATGTCATTTTATCGGCTATGACTTAATTATTTTAGACATCATGATGCCCCACAGTGGAATTGAAATCTGTAAGTATATCCGAGAATTTATTCCTGTCCCAATCATATTTCTAACAGCCAAAAATTTAGAAGAGGATATTGTATATGGCATACAGTCCGGTGCAGATGACTATATCACAAAGCCATTCAGCATACCTGAACTAGTAGCAAGAGTACAGATGCATATCAGGAGAGAAGTACGTAATAACCATCCTAGTGAGATTCTGCAATTTGGACCTCTCACAATAGATAAAATTAAAGAAGAGCTTAGAATTGCAGATATACATATTCCCACTACAAAAAGGGAGTTCCAATTAATTTTGTTACTCTCCAGCAATCCAAATAAAACATTTTCAAACGACGAACTTTTTGATTATCTTTACCCTCATGATTCTGAAACACAAGGGAGATCAATTACAGAGTATGTCTACCAAATTAGGCAAAAATTAAAACCTTATGAAATGAATCCAATTAAAACAATCTGGGGAGGTGGTTATCAGTGGATAACGCTCTGA
- a CDS encoding ABC transporter ATP-binding protein, whose translation MIQIEKISKGFGGKTVLSEISFTAKKGEVTALIGPNGSGKSTLIKILLGLISPDEGKATFDGKNYRELGKYPFRYVGAFLDSFQPNPTRTAYHHLRWIALTSGIDKQRCLECLKIVGLQDVGNKKIKDYSLGMKQRLGLATAILANPKILILDEPINGLDPDGIRWVREFLREFVKDDKIVLITSHYMNELELTVDKIVGLSNGKVVIDGSSKDVLEEYGSFEEAYFRSVTNEKG comes from the coding sequence ATGATACAAATTGAGAAAATTAGCAAAGGTTTTGGTGGGAAAACGGTTCTTTCAGAAATCTCGTTTACGGCTAAAAAAGGAGAAGTAACGGCACTAATTGGACCAAATGGGTCTGGTAAATCAACTCTAATAAAAATATTACTTGGTCTGATTTCTCCAGATGAAGGCAAAGCGACTTTTGATGGAAAAAATTATCGAGAATTGGGGAAATATCCCTTCAGATATGTAGGAGCATTTCTAGATAGTTTTCAACCCAATCCAACAAGGACGGCCTATCATCACTTGAGGTGGATTGCTTTAACTAGTGGTATAGACAAGCAGAGATGTTTAGAATGTTTAAAAATAGTTGGTCTTCAGGATGTTGGCAATAAAAAGATAAAAGACTACTCTCTTGGAATGAAACAAAGATTGGGACTGGCTACGGCTATTTTAGCGAATCCTAAAATACTTATTTTGGATGAACCGATTAATGGACTTGATCCAGATGGAATTAGATGGGTTAGAGAGTTTCTGAGAGAATTTGTAAAGGATGACAAAATTGTACTTATCACAAGTCATTATATGAATGAGTTAGAACTTACGGTTGATAAAATTGTTGGCTTATCTAATGGTAAGGTAGTTATTGATGGCAGCAGTAAAGATGTTCTTGAAGAATATGGCTCTTTTGAGGAAGCATATTTTAGATCTGTTACAAACGAAAAGGGGTAA
- a CDS encoding GIY-YIG nuclease family protein, translating into MENKAYLYVLECADGSLYTGYTTDVEKRLATHNRGKGAKYTRARLPVSLVYQEAFDSKQEAMSAEALFKKRSRQGKLDYIAVMTKKPRPK; encoded by the coding sequence ATGGAAAATAAGGCCTACTTGTATGTTTTGGAATGTGCCGACGGAAGTCTTTATACTGGCTATACGACTGATGTGGAGAAGCGGCTTGCTACCCATAATCGTGGGAAAGGGGCCAAGTACACCCGCGCACGCTTGCCTGTCAGCTTGGTCTATCAGGAAGCCTTTGACAGCAAGCAGGAAGCTATGTCTGCCGAGGCTCTCTTTAAGAAACGCAGTCGGCAGGGTAAATTAGATTATATTGCAGTGATGACTAAAAAACCTCGACCCAAATAG